The sequence CGGATAATACCGGGGAGCCGAAAAGCCGCCAGGGATTCGGGCGCGCCGATCTTGAGCGATCCGCCGATGCCGCTTTGCGAGCGCAGCGCGTTCTCGGCCATCGCATGCATTTTGGAAATCTCCTGGGCATATGGCAGCAGGCGGCGTCCGGCGTCGGTTAAAGTGATTTTCTTGCCGATCCGGTCAAACAGCGGCTGGCCCAGTTCATTCTCGAGCGTCTGGATTTGTGCCGTAATGCTGGACTGGGCGTAATCAAGCTTCTGAGCCGCCCGCGTGAAGCTGCCTGCTTCCACCACGACCAGAAAAGTAAAAAGATGCCGGGATTCCATCGGCATGCTCCCTTCCATCGGAATTTTGAATGGATGGTATCTAAACATTCCGTTTTTCCAATAGAACCATTATCTGATACTCTGAAATAAAAGACAAGAAAGGCTGGATGAAATTTAATGAATGAGTCCAATTCCCTGCAAAATCATATCGGGATGCCGCAGGCGATCGCCCTTTATATCGGTGCGGTGCTGGGATCGGGGGTTCTGATCGTTCCCGGACTGGCGGCGGAAATGGCAGGGCCCGCTTCGCTGCTCGCATGGGGATTCATGACGCTGCTGATTCTGCCGATGGCGCTCTCGATGGGCCTGCTCTCCGCTAAATTTCCAAACGCCGGGGGCGTATCCCATTTTGTAACGCTCGCTTTTGGAGAACGCGCCGGCACGCTGGTCGGCTGGTTCTTCCTGATGTCCGTCCCGATCGGGGCTCCCGTAGCCGCTCTGACCGGAGCGGGCTATATGTCCGCCGCCATGGGCTGGGGAGAACCGGCGCGAATCGTGCTGGCCGCCGCAATGGTCATTGCCGGCCTCGCAATGAACTGGGTCGGCATGCAGCTCGCCGGCAAAGTGCAAATCGCCGTCGTGCTCGCCATCGTTGTCGTGCTCGTCTTCGCTTTTGCTGCGGCGCTGCCCCGGATGGACAGCACCGCCTTTACGCCATTTGTCCCGCACGGCTGGATGAATGTCGGCAAGGCGACGGCGATTCTGTTCTGGTGCTTTATCGGCTGGGAAGCGGTGTCCCATCTGTCCGAGGAATTTAAGGACCCGCAGCGGGCAGCGGTCAAGGGCGTGACCATTGCCGCCATTATTGTCGGCGTACTCTATTTCCTGACAGCGCTGGCCGTCGTCGGTACGCAAAGTTATCTTAGAGGAAGCTCCTCCTCGCTGGTCTGGATGATCAGCCGTCCGCTTGGGCAATGGGGCGGAATGGTCGCCGGTCTTACGGGACTGTTCATCTGCACCGCCACGATTATCGCTTATGTCGGCGCCGCTTCAAGGGTGGCCTATG is a genomic window of Paenibacillus durus ATCC 35681 containing:
- a CDS encoding APC family permease, with product MNESNSLQNHIGMPQAIALYIGAVLGSGVLIVPGLAAEMAGPASLLAWGFMTLLILPMALSMGLLSAKFPNAGGVSHFVTLAFGERAGTLVGWFFLMSVPIGAPVAALTGAGYMSAAMGWGEPARIVLAAAMVIAGLAMNWVGMQLAGKVQIAVVLAIVVVLVFAFAAALPRMDSTAFTPFVPHGWMNVGKATAILFWCFIGWEAVSHLSEEFKDPQRAAVKGVTIAAIIVGVLYFLTALAVVGTQSYLRGSSSSLVWMISRPLGQWGGMVAGLTGLFICTATIIAYVGAASRVAYAMARQGHAPQWMSRMSGRFHTPIGALGFLLLCFTTVMTLYGSGLVSLTTLITFPNATFILTYIGGCAAGIRLLKGSRSGVIISWISFAATAAVFPFTGMAIAYPCIVIAFYLGFTFYKKRKNPLKLQAVPANRSDQRTEVS